CCGAATTGTAGTCACCACACATGCCAGCGTCGCTCAAATAGGCGGTGCCGCCCGGCAGGACCATCGCGTCTGCTGTCGGCACATGTGTATGAGTACCCACCACAAGACTGGCGCGTCCGTCGCAGAAATGGCCCATCGCCATCTTTTCAGACGTCGCTTCGCAGTGCATGTCCACGATGATCGCCTGCGCCATGCCCCCCAACGGGTGGGTTTTCAGTACAGTGTCAAGGGCTGAAAACGGATCGTCAAAAGGGCGTTTCATAAAGACTTGCCCCAGTGCCTGCGTCACCAGAACCTTGCGACCATTCTTGGCGGTAAACAATCGTGCGCCCTTGCCCGGTGCCGATTTGGAAAAGTTCAACGGGCGGATGATGCGCGGTTCCTGTTCGATGAACCGCAGCATGTCTTTTTGATCAAACGCATGGTCCCCAAGCGTCAGGCAATCCGCACCCGCATCCAGCAAAGTCTTGGCATGTGCACCTGACAGGCCGATGCCAGAGGTTGCGTTTTCACCATTTACGACAATAAAATCCAGCCTCCACGCCTCACGCAGACGGGGCAGGTTTTCGGTTATGGCGCGCCGACCGGCACGCCCCATCACATCGCCTAGAAACAAGATTTTCATGTCCGATGGGTAGGGTGCGGCGGCGCTCAGGGCAAGGGGTTGGATTAATAATCTTGACGCGCAGGTTGATGGCACCATGCCTGTTTTTCAGGTATGCTAGATCGACCAGCGGCGAAGGAGCAGAAAATGGCATGGCGTGATATCAAATCTTCGGGCGGGCTCGCTGTCATTACCGGCGGGGCAAGCGGCGTTGGTCTGGCCGCTGGGAAATACCTTTCTGGCGAAGGCTTTGAAGTGCTCTTGGTTGACGTGAACGCAGATCAACTCGCCACCGCCGCCAAGGACTTGCGTGCTTCAGGAGCCAGGGTTCACACTCAGGTCACAGACGTTTCGGATGCCGCAGCAGTATCAGCTTTGGCGGATGTCGCCTTTGGACTCGGTCGGGTTGCCATTCTCATGAACAATGCAGGCATCGGTGTAGGTTCATCGACGTGGGAAAACCCCGAAGCCTGGCGCAAAACCTTTGACGTAAATCTGTTTGGTATTCTTAACGGTGTTCAGGCATTTGTGCCGCGGATGATTGAGGCCGGTCAGCCTGCAGCAGTTATCAACACCGGATCAAAACAAGGCATTACGACACCGCCGGGCAATCCCGCCTATAATGCCTCAAAAGCCGCCGTAAAAGTTCTGACGGAACAACTCGCCCATGAGCTTCGTGAAAGTAACGCACCCATTGATGCACATTTGTTCGTTCCCGGGTTCACATACACCGGCATGATTGCAGCGATCATGCCAGTGAAACCGGACGGCGCCTGGACCAGCGAAGAATGCGTGAACTATCTGTTTGGTCGAGTCGCAAAGGGTGATTTCTACATTCTGTGCCCGGATAACATGGTGGACGAAAGAACAGACGCCCGCCGCGTTCTGTGGGCGGCGGGCGATATTGTGGAAAATCGCCCTGCTTTATCTCGATGGCATCCAGACTGGGGCGAGGCATTTTCCGCATTCGAAAAAGAATAGCGCTCTAGAACCTGCGCGTCAGACCGATGCGCAGCACGGTGGTGTCGGTTTCGGTTTCCCTAAACGATCCGCTGAAATTCTGCTCGGACGCCTGCCATTCGTAGTGCACC
This genomic interval from Paracoccaceae bacterium contains the following:
- a CDS encoding TIGR00282 family metallophosphoesterase translates to MKILFLGDVMGRAGRRAITENLPRLREAWRLDFIVVNGENATSGIGLSGAHAKTLLDAGADCLTLGDHAFDQKDMLRFIEQEPRIIRPLNFSKSAPGKGARLFTAKNGRKVLVTQALGQVFMKRPFDDPFSALDTVLKTHPLGGMAQAIIVDMHCEATSEKMAMGHFCDGRASLVVGTHTHVPTADAMVLPGGTAYLSDAGMCGDYNSVIGMDKAEPLRRFITGMPRDRFTPANGTATLSGVYLETDDKTGRATRIAMVRDGGLLQAAAP
- a CDS encoding SDR family NAD(P)-dependent oxidoreductase, producing the protein MAWRDIKSSGGLAVITGGASGVGLAAGKYLSGEGFEVLLVDVNADQLATAAKDLRASGARVHTQVTDVSDAAAVSALADVAFGLGRVAILMNNAGIGVGSSTWENPEAWRKTFDVNLFGILNGVQAFVPRMIEAGQPAAVINTGSKQGITTPPGNPAYNASKAAVKVLTEQLAHELRESNAPIDAHLFVPGFTYTGMIAAIMPVKPDGAWTSEECVNYLFGRVAKGDFYILCPDNMVDERTDARRVLWAAGDIVENRPALSRWHPDWGEAFSAFEKE